Proteins encoded within one genomic window of Psilocybe cubensis strain MGC-MH-2018 chromosome 2, whole genome shotgun sequence:
- a CDS encoding Mitochondrial import inner membrane translocase subunit tim16 — protein sequence MASPKAIIQIFITGTRILGKAFWEAGRQAAKNARSSPAAAMGNDSAGVGHATSGSPTDQLTRQHRMTLDEAQLILNVKRGDDMKQILKNYEHLFKANSPPPPPEKPVPGKKAVAPTHSHYLQSKVFRARERIEAEMKIAEAPKETPATGPNPHTNHPPDPPHAGQA from the exons ATG GCATCTCCCAAAGCCATTATCCAGATATTTATTACTGGAACTAGGATCTTGGGCAAAGCTTTCTGGGAGGCAGGCAGACAGGCAGCCAAAA ATGCCAGGTCATCTCCTGCCGCAGCTATGGGCAACGACTCTGCGGGTGTAGGGCACGCAACGTCCGGTTCACCCACCGACCAGCTGACACGCCAGCATCGTATGACGCTCGACGAGGCCCAGCTAATCCTCAACGTAAAGCGCGGGGATGATATGAAGCAGATTCTTAAG AATTATGAACATCTTTTCAAAGCCAACTCACCACCCCCGCCACCAGAAAAACCAGTTCCGGGTAAAAAGGCAGTTGCACCAACACATTCTCACTACCTACAATCAAAAGTGTTCCGTGCTCGGGAAAGAATAGAAGCCGAGATGAAAATTGCAGAAGCTCCAAAAGAAACGCCGGCGACTGGCCCTAACCCTCATACTAACCATCCCCCAGACCCTCCGCATGCAGGCCAGGCTTGA